The Gordonia sp. KTR9 genome contains a region encoding:
- a CDS encoding cytochrome P450, producing MDTTEDPTTFYSRLHTDSPVQRIGDSPFFAVGSWDLIAEAVRRPEDFSSNLTATMVWHDDGTVSEFPVAGLGDAMHVLATADGARHRDHRKLVMPSVAPARIRELEPGIRRLLDESWTANLHDGRIDWVSAVAQRIPMAVACELLGLPPDDRATLTRWAIATNVLIDGVITPEQLTTATAAVGELTAYLSAALTGAGSGASGPNGTGAGSGADTTLSEVAARVADGRLDHASAVMILFQLVAAGAESTTSLLNSVVWLLDRHPEVVERLRRDPDLIPVFVEETLRLETPFRGHFRHVVTDTTLGDTHLPAGSHVFLMWGAANRDPAHFDDPAAIDLDPAARRSHLAFGKGLHLCVGAALARLQARLAVEHLLRVATTFRIDLGQTQWEPGILVRRFTTLPLTVTT from the coding sequence ATGGACACCACCGAGGACCCCACCACGTTCTACTCGCGCCTGCACACCGACTCCCCGGTGCAACGGATCGGGGACTCACCGTTCTTCGCCGTCGGCTCCTGGGACCTCATCGCCGAGGCGGTCCGCCGGCCCGAGGACTTCTCGTCGAACCTGACCGCGACGATGGTGTGGCACGACGACGGCACGGTCTCGGAGTTCCCCGTCGCCGGTCTGGGCGATGCGATGCACGTACTCGCCACCGCCGACGGTGCCCGGCACCGGGACCATCGCAAGCTCGTCATGCCGTCGGTCGCGCCGGCTCGCATCCGTGAACTCGAGCCCGGCATCCGCCGACTCCTCGACGAGTCGTGGACCGCGAATCTGCACGACGGTCGGATCGACTGGGTGAGCGCTGTCGCGCAACGGATTCCGATGGCGGTCGCCTGTGAACTGCTCGGGCTGCCGCCCGACGACCGAGCCACCCTCACCCGGTGGGCGATCGCGACCAACGTCCTGATCGACGGCGTCATCACGCCGGAGCAGCTGACGACGGCGACCGCGGCGGTCGGCGAGCTGACGGCGTACCTGTCGGCGGCGTTGACCGGCGCCGGGAGCGGAGCGAGCGGGCCGAATGGCACCGGCGCCGGGAGCGGAGCGGATACCACGCTCTCGGAGGTGGCCGCGCGCGTCGCGGACGGCCGTCTCGACCACGCCTCCGCCGTGATGATCTTGTTCCAACTGGTCGCCGCGGGCGCCGAGTCCACCACGAGCCTGCTGAACAGTGTCGTCTGGCTCTTGGACCGTCACCCCGAGGTCGTCGAGCGACTGCGCCGGGACCCTGATCTCATCCCGGTGTTCGTGGAGGAGACCCTTCGACTCGAGACCCCTTTTCGTGGACACTTCCGGCACGTCGTCACCGACACCACGCTCGGCGACACACACCTGCCCGCCGGCTCGCATGTCTTCCTGATGTGGGGGGCGGCCAACCGCGACCCGGCCCATTTCGACGATCCCGCCGCGATCGACCTCGACCCGGCGGCCCGCAGGTCGCACCTCGCGTTCGGCAAGGGCCTGCACCTGTGTGTCGGGGCCGCGCTGGCGCGCCTGCAGGCGCGACTGGCGGTCGAGCATCTGCTGCGCGTCGCCACGACCTTCCGGATCGATCTGGGGCAGACGCAATGGGAGCCGGGGATTCTCGTGCGACGTTTCACCACGTTGCCGCTGACGGTCACCACCTGA
- a CDS encoding TetR/AcrR family transcriptional regulator — MAEDWLVGGERRDAARERLIAHAAALIARRGLDAFDLNELGRRAHCSRATIYRHAGGRAVLIESVLASTSAPVLDAIRASISDLTGRERARTAIIETLRALRADRVIRQFLRPENLIDATPTVLSSPAVHAVAADLIGVDPDDVVGARFVIRSVLGMLLWPAEPEEEARSAAAIVAGVFGPHITSIDPDDDGPHP; from the coding sequence GTGGCTGAGGACTGGCTGGTCGGCGGCGAACGGCGAGACGCCGCGCGCGAACGCCTCATCGCGCACGCGGCGGCACTCATCGCCCGGCGCGGGCTCGACGCGTTCGATCTCAACGAACTCGGACGCCGGGCGCACTGCTCGAGGGCGACGATCTACCGCCACGCCGGCGGACGGGCCGTGCTGATCGAGTCCGTGCTCGCCTCGACCTCGGCGCCGGTGCTCGATGCCATCCGGGCCTCGATCTCAGACCTCACGGGGCGTGAGCGTGCCCGGACGGCGATCATCGAGACCCTGCGAGCCCTACGCGCCGACCGGGTCATTCGACAGTTCCTCCGGCCCGAGAACCTGATCGACGCGACGCCGACGGTCCTGTCCTCGCCGGCGGTACATGCGGTGGCCGCGGATCTGATCGGTGTCGATCCCGACGACGTGGTGGGCGCACGGTTCGTGATCCGCTCGGTTCTGGGCATGCTGCTCTGGCCCGCCGAACCCGAGGAGGAGGCGCGGAGCGCGGCGGCGATCGTCGCCGGCGTCTTCGGCCCGCACATCACCTCGATCGACCCCGACGACGACGGCCCGCACCCCTGA
- a CDS encoding succinate dehydrogenase iron-sulfur subunit has protein sequence MTSVLDKPAPSSDEPPLPPVPDEATMVTLKIFRFNPENPDAQGFESFRVPALPTDRLLNLLLYVKGYLDGTLTFRRSCAHGVCGSDAMRINGVNRLACKLLMKDMLPKDKSKEITITIEPIRGLPVEKDLVVDMEPFFDAFRAIKPFLITSGNEPTRERIQSQADRARFDDTTKCILCACCTTSCPVFWTEGSYFGPAAIVNAHRFIFDSRDEGAVERLDILNDVDGVWRCRTTFNCTDACPRGIQVTQAISEVKRALMFSR, from the coding sequence ATGACATCTGTTCTGGACAAGCCCGCGCCGTCCTCCGACGAGCCGCCGTTGCCACCGGTGCCCGACGAGGCCACCATGGTGACGCTCAAGATCTTCCGTTTCAACCCGGAGAACCCCGACGCCCAGGGCTTCGAGAGCTTCCGCGTCCCGGCGCTGCCGACGGACCGTCTGCTCAACCTACTCCTGTATGTGAAGGGCTACCTCGACGGGACCCTCACGTTCCGTCGTAGTTGCGCCCACGGTGTGTGCGGGTCGGACGCGATGCGGATCAACGGCGTCAACCGTCTCGCCTGCAAGCTCCTGATGAAGGACATGCTCCCCAAGGACAAGTCCAAGGAGATCACCATCACCATCGAGCCGATCCGCGGCCTGCCGGTGGAGAAGGATCTCGTCGTCGACATGGAGCCGTTCTTCGACGCGTTCCGCGCGATCAAGCCGTTCCTGATCACCTCGGGCAACGAGCCGACCCGCGAGCGCATCCAGAGCCAGGCCGACCGCGCCCGCTTCGACGACACCACCAAGTGCATCCTGTGCGCCTGCTGTACGACGAGCTGTCCCGTGTTCTGGACCGAGGGTTCGTACTTCGGTCCGGCCGCGATCGTCAACGCGCATCGGTTCATCTTCGACAGCCGCGACGAGGGCGCCGTCGAGCGTCTCGACATCCTCAACGACGTCGACGGTGTGTGGCGCTGCCGCACGACCTTCAACTGCACCGACGCCTGCCCGCGCGGCATTCAGGTCACCCAGGCGATCTCGGAGGTCAAACGCGCGCTGATGTTCTCGCGCTGA
- the sdhA gene encoding succinate dehydrogenase flavoprotein subunit, whose protein sequence is MQEHRYDVVIVGAGGAGMRAAIEAAPRARTAVLTKLYPTRSHTGAAQGGMCAALANVEEDNWEWHTFDTVKGGDYLADQDAVEIMAKEAIDAVLDLEKMGLPFNRTPEGKIDQRRFGGHTRDHGKSPVRRACYAADRTGHMILQTLYQNCVKHDVEFFNEFYALDICLTENEKGEQVATGVVAYELATGEIHVFHAKSIVFATGGSGRMYKTTSNAHTLTGDGMGIIFRKGLPLEDMEFHQFHPTGLAGLGILISEAVRGEGGILRNADGERFMERYAPTIKDLAPRDIVARSMVLEVLEGRGAGPNKDYVYIDVTHLGEDVLNEKLPDITEFARTYLGVDPVTEYVPVFPTCHYVMGGIPTNINGQVLRNNDEVVHGLYAAGECACVSVHGANRLGTNSLLDINVFGRRAGIAAADYANSAEFAELPETPTEMVDSWLELLLSDHGHERVADIRTELQASMDANASVFRTEETLKQALTDIHRFKERYAHIRVHDKGKRFNSDLLEAIELGFLLEMAEVTVAGALNRKESRGGHAREDYPDRDDVNYKRHTMAYKKGTDLLSDIELDYKPVVETRYEPMERKY, encoded by the coding sequence ATGCAGGAACATCGCTACGACGTCGTCATCGTGGGCGCCGGCGGCGCCGGAATGCGCGCGGCGATCGAAGCCGCACCTCGTGCCCGCACCGCGGTACTGACCAAGCTCTACCCGACCCGCAGCCACACCGGTGCGGCCCAGGGTGGCATGTGCGCGGCACTCGCCAACGTCGAGGAAGACAACTGGGAGTGGCACACCTTCGACACGGTCAAGGGTGGTGACTACCTCGCCGATCAGGACGCCGTCGAGATCATGGCCAAGGAGGCCATCGACGCGGTGCTCGATCTGGAGAAGATGGGCCTGCCCTTCAACCGGACCCCCGAGGGCAAGATCGACCAGCGGCGCTTCGGCGGTCACACCCGCGACCACGGCAAGTCCCCGGTCCGGCGTGCCTGTTACGCAGCCGACCGCACCGGTCACATGATCCTGCAGACGCTGTACCAGAACTGCGTCAAGCACGACGTCGAGTTCTTCAACGAGTTCTACGCCCTCGACATCTGCCTCACCGAGAACGAGAAGGGCGAGCAGGTCGCCACCGGCGTCGTCGCCTACGAGCTCGCGACCGGCGAGATCCACGTGTTCCACGCCAAGTCGATCGTCTTCGCCACCGGCGGCTCGGGCCGCATGTACAAGACGACGTCGAATGCGCACACGCTGACCGGTGACGGCATGGGCATCATCTTCCGCAAGGGGCTCCCCCTCGAGGACATGGAATTCCACCAGTTCCACCCGACGGGTCTGGCCGGCCTCGGCATCCTCATATCGGAGGCGGTCCGCGGTGAGGGCGGCATCCTGCGCAATGCCGACGGTGAGCGCTTCATGGAGCGCTACGCCCCCACCATCAAGGACCTCGCGCCGCGCGACATCGTCGCCCGATCGATGGTGCTCGAGGTGCTCGAGGGTCGCGGCGCCGGGCCGAACAAGGACTACGTCTACATCGACGTGACCCACCTCGGCGAGGACGTCCTCAACGAGAAGCTCCCCGACATCACCGAGTTCGCCCGCACCTACCTCGGCGTCGACCCGGTCACCGAGTACGTGCCGGTGTTCCCGACCTGCCACTACGTCATGGGCGGCATCCCGACGAACATCAACGGCCAGGTGCTGCGCAACAACGACGAGGTCGTCCACGGCCTGTACGCGGCCGGCGAGTGCGCGTGCGTGTCGGTCCACGGAGCAAACCGCCTGGGCACCAACTCACTGCTCGACATCAACGTCTTCGGACGCCGGGCGGGCATCGCCGCGGCGGACTACGCGAACTCGGCCGAGTTCGCCGAACTCCCCGAGACGCCCACCGAGATGGTCGATTCGTGGCTCGAACTGCTGCTCAGCGACCACGGCCACGAACGCGTCGCCGACATCCGTACCGAGCTGCAGGCCTCGATGGACGCCAACGCGTCGGTGTTCCGCACCGAGGAGACCCTCAAGCAGGCGCTGACCGACATCCACCGGTTCAAGGAGCGCTACGCGCACATCCGGGTCCACGACAAGGGCAAGCGCTTCAACAGCGATCTCCTCGAGGCCATCGAACTCGGCTTCCTGCTGGAGATGGCCGAGGTGACGGTGGCCGGAGCCCTGAACCGCAAGGAGTCCCGCGGCGGTCACGCACGCGAAGACTACCCGGATCGTGACGACGTCAACTACAAGCGGCACACCATGGCCTACAAAAAGGGCACCGATCTGCTGTCAGACATCGAGTTGGACTACAAGCCGGTCGTGGAAACCCGCTACGAGCCGATGGAGCGTAAGTACTGA
- a CDS encoding succinate dehydrogenase hydrophobic membrane anchor subunit — MTTSEATGVAKTLGTQHDRPASLDNPRSPRKPKGGNFEKNAWLFMRFSGLLLVVLTIGHMFIMLAWDGGVHRIDASFVAARWSSPFWQIWDLTMLWLAQLHGGNGVRTVIADYSRKDSTRFWLNVLLAVSMILVLTMGTYALLTFDVNSVG; from the coding sequence ATGACCACCTCGGAAGCCACCGGTGTCGCCAAGACCCTCGGCACGCAACACGACCGTCCCGCGAGCCTGGACAACCCGCGCTCGCCCCGCAAGCCCAAGGGCGGCAACTTCGAGAAGAACGCATGGCTGTTCATGCGGTTCTCGGGTCTGCTGCTCGTCGTCCTGACGATCGGCCACATGTTCATCATGCTGGCCTGGGACGGCGGCGTGCACCGCATCGACGCCTCGTTCGTCGCCGCACGCTGGAGCTCACCCTTCTGGCAGATCTGGGACCTCACCATGCTGTGGCTGGCCCAGCTGCACGGCGGCAACGGTGTGCGCACCGTCATCGCCGACTACTCCCGCAAGGACTCGACCCGTTTCTGGCTGAACGTGCTGCTCGCCGTGTCGATGATCCTCGTCCTCACGATGGGCACCTACGCCCTCCTGACCTTCGACGTCAACAGCGTCGGCTAG
- the sdhC gene encoding succinate dehydrogenase, cytochrome b556 subunit, producing MSTSTEVAPDPVRRRSLYRGDPGMWSWVLHRITGVTIFFFLFVHVLDTAVIRVDPNQYDAIIETYKTPIIGLMEIALVACVLFHAFNGVRLILVDFWSKGPKYQRQMLWVAMTLFVIAFGAGTVRLLQILFSHL from the coding sequence ATGAGCACCTCGACCGAAGTCGCACCCGACCCGGTGCGCAGACGATCTCTTTATCGCGGCGATCCCGGCATGTGGTCGTGGGTCCTGCACCGCATCACCGGCGTCACGATCTTCTTCTTCCTGTTCGTACACGTGCTGGACACCGCGGTCATCCGCGTCGACCCGAATCAGTACGACGCGATCATCGAGACCTACAAGACGCCGATCATCGGCCTCATGGAGATCGCCCTGGTCGCCTGCGTCCTGTTCCACGCCTTCAACGGTGTGCGCCTGATCCTCGTGGACTTCTGGTCCAAGGGACCCAAGTACCAGCGGCAGATGCTGTGGGTGGCCATGACCCTGTTCGTCATCGCCTTCGGGGCCGGCACGGTCCGCCTGCTGCAGATCCTGTTCAGCCACCTGTAG
- a CDS encoding cytidine deaminase: MVAEIEWNTLRDKAKSMIERAYAPYSQYPVGAAGITAEGRVIAGCNVENVSYGLGICAEVALVAALVNGGDRALRAVSVCDSRGAVLMPCGRCRQVLLEHGGRGLLVDHPQGPRTLADLLPDAFGPDDLDAVRS, from the coding sequence GTGGTTGCTGAAATCGAGTGGAATACGTTGCGGGACAAGGCAAAATCAATGATCGAACGCGCCTACGCGCCGTACTCGCAGTACCCGGTGGGGGCTGCCGGGATCACCGCCGAGGGGCGTGTCATCGCTGGTTGCAATGTGGAAAATGTCTCATATGGGCTGGGTATCTGCGCCGAGGTCGCGCTGGTCGCGGCCCTGGTGAACGGCGGCGACCGGGCACTGCGCGCGGTCAGCGTCTGCGACTCCCGCGGGGCGGTGCTGATGCCGTGCGGCCGGTGCCGGCAGGTGCTCCTCGAACACGGCGGGCGCGGGCTCCTCGTCGACCATCCGCAGGGTCCCCGGACGCTCGCGGATCTGCTCCCGGACGCCTTCGGACCCGACGATCTCGACGCGGTCCGCTCATGA
- a CDS encoding thymidine phosphorylase — translation MTVEDREIIHAVSVIATKRGGHELSDAQIAWMVDGYTRGEVAPEQMSALLMAVYLRGMDRREIASWTHAMIDSGRRMDLSGLRRNGKTLATVDKHSTGGVGDKITLPLTPLVASFGVAVPQLSGRGLGHTGGTLDKLESIPGWRAEVSTAEMLDQLERVGAVICAAGADLAPADRKLYALRDVTGTVESIPLLASSIMSKKIAEGTGALVLDVKTGSGAFLPEESDARELASTMVELGHDAGVDTRAVITDMSTPLGLAVGNAVEVAESVEVLAGGGPADVVELTLALAREMLDAAGLVDADPATHLADGRAMDTWRAMIAAQGGDPDAPLPQARHHDTVTAARDGVVTQMDARAVGDAAWRLGGGRSKPGEAVAAEAGVIIHAKPGDRVRAGQPLFTLHTQDEGRIAGARSCLPGAATVEPDAPGHAVGAGTRPLIIDRVRFTP, via the coding sequence ATGACGGTCGAGGACCGCGAGATCATCCACGCGGTGTCGGTCATCGCCACAAAGCGGGGCGGACACGAACTCAGCGACGCGCAGATCGCGTGGATGGTCGACGGTTACACCCGTGGCGAGGTGGCGCCGGAACAGATGTCGGCACTGCTGATGGCGGTGTACCTGCGCGGTATGGATCGCCGGGAGATCGCGTCCTGGACGCACGCGATGATCGACAGCGGGCGGCGGATGGATCTGTCCGGTCTGCGGCGGAACGGGAAGACGCTCGCGACCGTCGACAAGCACTCGACCGGCGGCGTCGGTGACAAGATCACCCTCCCGCTCACACCGCTGGTCGCATCCTTCGGTGTCGCCGTGCCGCAGCTGTCCGGCCGGGGGCTCGGTCACACCGGCGGCACGTTGGACAAGCTGGAGTCCATTCCGGGATGGCGGGCCGAGGTGAGCACGGCCGAGATGCTCGACCAACTCGAACGCGTCGGCGCGGTCATCTGCGCCGCGGGTGCCGACCTGGCGCCGGCCGACCGCAAGCTCTACGCACTGCGCGACGTCACCGGAACGGTCGAATCCATTCCGCTGCTGGCCTCGTCGATCATGAGCAAGAAGATCGCCGAGGGGACCGGTGCGCTGGTCCTCGATGTCAAGACCGGATCGGGTGCCTTCCTGCCCGAAGAGAGCGACGCGCGCGAACTCGCGTCGACGATGGTCGAACTCGGTCACGACGCCGGGGTCGACACCCGCGCCGTGATCACCGACATGAGCACACCGCTCGGACTCGCGGTCGGCAATGCCGTCGAGGTGGCCGAGTCGGTGGAGGTCCTCGCGGGCGGCGGGCCCGCCGACGTCGTCGAGCTCACCCTGGCCCTGGCCAGGGAGATGCTCGACGCCGCGGGGCTCGTCGACGCCGATCCGGCAACCCATCTCGCCGACGGCCGGGCGATGGACACCTGGCGGGCGATGATCGCCGCGCAGGGCGGCGACCCGGACGCGCCGCTACCGCAGGCGCGCCATCACGACACCGTGACCGCGGCGCGTGACGGTGTCGTCACCCAGATGGATGCGCGCGCGGTGGGCGACGCCGCATGGCGACTCGGGGGTGGCAGATCGAAACCGGGGGAGGCGGTCGCGGCCGAGGCCGGAGTGATCATCCATGCGAAACCGGGGGATCGTGTGCGGGCCGGTCAACCGTTGTTCACCCTGCACACGCAGGATGAGGGCCGGATCGCCGGCGCGCGCTCGTGTCTGCCCGGGGCGGCGACGGTCGAGCCCGACGCCCCTGGACACGCGGTCGGCGCGGGCACCCGACCACTGATCATCGACCGCGTTAGGTTCACTCCATGA
- a CDS encoding adenosine deaminase, with protein sequence MTTLTPANISLAPKVLLHDHLDGGLRPATVLELAHEVGYEDLPSDENGRQIDDAETLGQWFRRAADSGSLERYLETFSHTVAVMQTAGALQRVARECVEDLAADGVVYAEVRYAPEQHLEGGLELGEVVEAVLRGFAEGEAVAAEQGRSITVRCLVTAMRHAARSREIAELAVRYRERGVVGFDIAGAEAGHPPTRHLDAFEYMRANCAPFTIHAGEAFGLPSIHEAIGFCGTDRLGHGVRVFDDIELPAGVDLAAGSFAGAKLGQVANVVRDKRIPLELCPSSNVQTGAVGSLAEHPFNVLARLRFRVTVNTDNRLMSDTTMSKEFGLLADQFGYGWADFERFTVNAMKSAFIHFDERLAFIDDVIKPGYAVLLG encoded by the coding sequence ATGACGACGCTGACCCCGGCGAACATCTCCCTCGCCCCGAAGGTGCTGCTGCACGACCACCTCGACGGCGGACTCCGGCCTGCGACGGTCCTCGAACTGGCCCACGAGGTGGGTTACGAGGACCTGCCGTCGGACGAGAACGGCAGGCAGATCGACGACGCCGAGACACTCGGGCAGTGGTTCCGCCGGGCGGCCGACAGCGGCTCGCTTGAGCGCTACCTCGAGACCTTCTCCCACACGGTCGCGGTGATGCAGACCGCCGGCGCTCTGCAACGCGTTGCGCGGGAGTGCGTGGAGGATCTCGCCGCAGACGGTGTCGTCTACGCCGAGGTCCGTTACGCGCCCGAGCAGCATCTCGAAGGTGGCCTGGAGCTCGGTGAGGTCGTCGAGGCCGTGTTGCGGGGTTTCGCCGAGGGGGAGGCCGTCGCGGCCGAGCAGGGCCGGAGCATCACCGTGCGCTGTCTGGTCACCGCGATGCGCCATGCGGCCCGGTCGCGCGAGATCGCCGAACTGGCGGTCCGCTACCGCGAGCGGGGCGTCGTGGGCTTCGACATCGCCGGTGCCGAGGCCGGGCATCCGCCGACTCGTCACCTCGATGCGTTCGAGTACATGCGAGCCAATTGCGCACCGTTCACGATCCATGCGGGCGAGGCGTTCGGCCTTCCGTCGATCCACGAAGCCATCGGTTTCTGCGGGACGGACCGACTGGGCCACGGCGTCCGCGTCTTCGACGACATCGAACTCCCCGCCGGGGTCGACCTCGCGGCGGGGTCGTTCGCCGGCGCGAAGCTGGGCCAGGTGGCGAACGTCGTGCGGGACAAGCGGATTCCGCTCGAACTGTGCCCGAGTTCGAATGTCCAGACCGGCGCGGTCGGTTCACTCGCCGAGCATCCGTTCAACGTGCTGGCACGGTTGCGATTCCGCGTCACCGTCAACACCGACAACCGGCTCATGTCCGACACCACGATGAGCAAGGAATTCGGTCTGCTCGCCGATCAGTTCGGATACGGCTGGGCAGATTTCGAACGGTTCACCGTGAACGCGATGAAATCGGCGTTCATCCACTTCGACGAGCGGTTGGCGTTCATCGACGACGTCATCAAGCCCGGCTACGCGGTGCTGCTCGGCTGA
- a CDS encoding C40 family peptidase, producing MIPVELLIEPLRQLVAALGTGVLAPGNPAERVRADASTVEEVRRRSMSATESVHTRWDGAGSAGADAATTAIRQQLAEVTGCATEFGRLVEDASRTVHAAATGLTGLVDSMERHVRGLAGGLATPAGLLAILPIAVEHLGRGVEIVTRARAELGSDTEAMTGLARRTAPAEVTGVASGLEHLSTAPTPGGIPITLPDGSVAYAPNQRAATAVRAALSQRGVPYVWGGTTPDGFDCSGFTQWAYRQAGLELPRLAQEQDTAGVPVSQAHLQPGDLAVWSGHVAMYIGNGQMVEAGDPVGVSPVRTSNLDQAFEGFFRPR from the coding sequence GTGATCCCCGTCGAGCTCCTCATCGAACCGTTGCGTCAGCTGGTCGCCGCGCTGGGCACCGGCGTCCTGGCACCGGGCAACCCCGCCGAACGGGTCCGGGCCGACGCGTCCACCGTCGAGGAGGTGCGCCGCCGATCGATGTCGGCCACCGAATCCGTCCACACCCGATGGGACGGGGCGGGGTCGGCCGGGGCCGATGCCGCGACCACGGCGATCCGGCAGCAGCTCGCCGAGGTCACCGGGTGCGCCACCGAGTTCGGCCGGCTCGTCGAAGACGCGAGCCGCACCGTCCACGCCGCGGCGACCGGGCTGACCGGACTCGTGGACTCCATGGAGCGTCATGTGCGCGGCCTCGCCGGTGGACTGGCCACTCCGGCAGGACTTCTCGCGATCCTGCCGATCGCCGTCGAGCACCTGGGCCGGGGCGTGGAGATCGTGACCCGCGCCCGAGCCGAGCTCGGCTCGGACACCGAGGCGATGACCGGCCTCGCCCGGCGAACGGCGCCCGCCGAGGTCACCGGTGTCGCGAGCGGCCTCGAGCACCTGTCGACGGCGCCCACCCCCGGCGGCATCCCGATCACTCTGCCCGACGGTTCGGTCGCCTACGCACCGAATCAACGGGCGGCCACGGCGGTGCGTGCCGCGCTGAGTCAGCGCGGCGTCCCTTATGTATGGGGCGGCACCACTCCGGACGGATTCGATTGCAGCGGCTTCACCCAGTGGGCCTACCGCCAGGCCGGACTCGAGCTGCCCCGGCTCGCGCAGGAGCAGGACACCGCCGGAGTCCCGGTCTCGCAGGCGCACCTCCAGCCCGGGGACCTCGCGGTGTGGTCCGGTCACGTCGCCATGTACATCGGTAACGGTCAGATGGTCGAAGCCGGTGACCCGGTGGGCGTCTCGCCGGTACGGACCTCGAACCTCGACCAGGCGTTCGAGGGCTTCTTCCGTCCACGCTGA
- a CDS encoding type VII secretion target has protein sequence MSPSSPHPDPVPARPGLAAGNRLSVDSTALHDFSDTHRTNARMLDSGAGVDDTGMVDLAITFGLIGIEFLAAVVEFLELHRRNVAAAAAREERVGLTTSSAATSYADCDCAAADGITAQGGLTL, from the coding sequence ATGAGCCCGTCCTCCCCGCACCCCGATCCTGTCCCCGCCCGACCAGGCCTCGCGGCCGGCAACCGGCTGTCCGTCGATTCGACTGCGTTGCACGATTTCTCCGATACACATCGCACGAACGCCCGGATGCTCGACAGCGGCGCCGGGGTCGACGACACCGGGATGGTCGACCTGGCCATCACCTTCGGACTTATCGGAATCGAGTTCCTCGCCGCCGTCGTCGAGTTCCTCGAGCTTCATCGACGGAATGTCGCTGCCGCCGCGGCACGCGAGGAACGCGTCGGACTGACCACGAGTTCGGCCGCGACGTCCTACGCCGACTGTGACTGCGCGGCCGCCGACGGGATCACGGCACAAGGCGGGCTGACGCTGTGA